In Amia ocellicauda isolate fAmiCal2 chromosome 16, fAmiCal2.hap1, whole genome shotgun sequence, the following proteins share a genomic window:
- the neurod1 gene encoding neurogenic differentiation factor 1 isoform X1 yields the protein MTKSFTEHSMMPESQSTSNWTDECLSSQDENDMEKKNGEHDETMSKDGDDDDDDEFSRLEDDEDDEDEEEEEGDDQKPKRRGPKKKKMTKARMQRFKMRRMKANARERNRMHGLNEALDSLRKVVPCYSKTQKLSKIETLRLAKNYIWALSEILRSGKSPDLMSFVQALCKGLSQPTTNLVAGCLQLNPRTFLPEQSQEIPSHMQPASASFPVHPYSYQSPGLPSPPYGTMDSSHIFHVKPHSYGSALEPFFESALTECTSPSFDGPLSPPLSVNGNFSFKHEPSAEFEKNYAFTMHYPAASLAGPQGHASLYSSSIPRCEIPIENIMSYDGHSHHERVMSAQLNAIFHD from the coding sequence ATGACAAAATCATTCACAGAACACAGCATGATGCCAGAGTCCCAGAGCACCTCGAACTGGACTGATGAATGCTTAAGTTCCCAGGACGAAAACgacatggaaaagaaaaacGGGGAGCACGATGAAACCATGAGCAAGGACGGCGATGATGACGACGACGACGAATTTAGTAGACTTGAAGATGACGAGGACGACGAAgacgaggaggaagaggaaggcgACGACCAGAAGCCCAAGAGACGCGGacccaagaagaagaaaatgacCAAAGCTCGGATGCAGAGGTTTAAGATGAGACGCATGAAGGCCAACGCCAGGGAGAGAAACCGCATGCATGGGCTCAACGAAGCTCTTGACAGTCTGCGCAAAGTTGTGCCATGTTACTCGAAAACGCAAAAGCTATCCAAAATAGAAACCTTGAGGCTGGCTAAGAATTACATTTGGGCTCTTTCCGAAATCCTTAGGTCGGGTAAAAGTCCGGACTTGATGTCCTTTGTCCAAGCCCTCTGCAAAGGATTATCTCAGCCCACCACTAATTTGGTAGCAGGCTGCCTTCAGCTGAACCCCAGAACTTTCCTTCCAGAGCAGAGCCAGGAAATACCCTCACATATGCAACCAGCAAGTGCTTCTTTCCCAGTCCATCCATACTCTTATCAGTCACCAGGTCTTCCCAGTCCTCCCTATGGTACCATGGACAGCTCCCACATATTTCACGTCAAACCACACTCCTACGGAAGCGCTTTGGAGCCGTTCTTCGAAAGCGCCCTTACAGAATGCACTAGCCCTTCGTTTGATGGACCCCTGAGCCCACCTTTAAGTGTTAATGGGAACTTCTCCTTCAAGCATGAGCCTTCAGCAGAGTTTGAGAAGAATTATGCCTTCACCATGCACTATCCGGCTGCAAGCCTGGCGGGCCCACAAGGTCATGCTTCCCTTTACTCCAGCTCAATACCGCGTTGCGAAATCCCCATTGAGAACATTATGTCATATGATGGACATTCCCACCATGAACGAGTCATGAGCGCCCAGCTCAATGCTATATTTCACGATTAA
- the neurod1 gene encoding neurogenic differentiation factor 1 isoform X2 — MMPESQSTSNWTDECLSSQDENDMEKKNGEHDETMSKDGDDDDDDEFSRLEDDEDDEDEEEEEGDDQKPKRRGPKKKKMTKARMQRFKMRRMKANARERNRMHGLNEALDSLRKVVPCYSKTQKLSKIETLRLAKNYIWALSEILRSGKSPDLMSFVQALCKGLSQPTTNLVAGCLQLNPRTFLPEQSQEIPSHMQPASASFPVHPYSYQSPGLPSPPYGTMDSSHIFHVKPHSYGSALEPFFESALTECTSPSFDGPLSPPLSVNGNFSFKHEPSAEFEKNYAFTMHYPAASLAGPQGHASLYSSSIPRCEIPIENIMSYDGHSHHERVMSAQLNAIFHD; from the coding sequence ATGATGCCAGAGTCCCAGAGCACCTCGAACTGGACTGATGAATGCTTAAGTTCCCAGGACGAAAACgacatggaaaagaaaaacGGGGAGCACGATGAAACCATGAGCAAGGACGGCGATGATGACGACGACGACGAATTTAGTAGACTTGAAGATGACGAGGACGACGAAgacgaggaggaagaggaaggcgACGACCAGAAGCCCAAGAGACGCGGacccaagaagaagaaaatgacCAAAGCTCGGATGCAGAGGTTTAAGATGAGACGCATGAAGGCCAACGCCAGGGAGAGAAACCGCATGCATGGGCTCAACGAAGCTCTTGACAGTCTGCGCAAAGTTGTGCCATGTTACTCGAAAACGCAAAAGCTATCCAAAATAGAAACCTTGAGGCTGGCTAAGAATTACATTTGGGCTCTTTCCGAAATCCTTAGGTCGGGTAAAAGTCCGGACTTGATGTCCTTTGTCCAAGCCCTCTGCAAAGGATTATCTCAGCCCACCACTAATTTGGTAGCAGGCTGCCTTCAGCTGAACCCCAGAACTTTCCTTCCAGAGCAGAGCCAGGAAATACCCTCACATATGCAACCAGCAAGTGCTTCTTTCCCAGTCCATCCATACTCTTATCAGTCACCAGGTCTTCCCAGTCCTCCCTATGGTACCATGGACAGCTCCCACATATTTCACGTCAAACCACACTCCTACGGAAGCGCTTTGGAGCCGTTCTTCGAAAGCGCCCTTACAGAATGCACTAGCCCTTCGTTTGATGGACCCCTGAGCCCACCTTTAAGTGTTAATGGGAACTTCTCCTTCAAGCATGAGCCTTCAGCAGAGTTTGAGAAGAATTATGCCTTCACCATGCACTATCCGGCTGCAAGCCTGGCGGGCCCACAAGGTCATGCTTCCCTTTACTCCAGCTCAATACCGCGTTGCGAAATCCCCATTGAGAACATTATGTCATATGATGGACATTCCCACCATGAACGAGTCATGAGCGCCCAGCTCAATGCTATATTTCACGATTAA